The genomic stretch ATATGTTGAGAGGAATTGGGGTGGGTAGCCCTCAAGGGATCGGTTCTCAAAAGTAATTTTAAGTTTGTTTAGAGATGGAACTGGACTGATCTTTGGCAAAACACTCCTGTGTTCAGTTCGAGATTGAAGATATTTGCCAAGCTGAGTGACAGAGACGGGGGATTGGATAAAGGACCTACTATGCTGTTGATGAGTAAGAGTGACAAGTCAATTAGCGAACAGCATAGATGGTGAACCCAAATACTAAAATTCCATTTTCGAATTTTCTGTAGCTGGAGAGACTTGATTTGACAATTTCCTGGAAGCAGAAACAGGGACATGCAAACCATCATTTGCGATTTTGCATCTTCACAAATCCACATGCATATGTACACTTTGGTTGGATAACATCAACAGGGTTACATTACATCCACTGCACAATTACTCCTTTCTACCACCTCACCTCCGATCGAACTAAGCAAAAGCACGAGCAAACCCCCTTCACCACCCCTGCGCGCATGCGCGACGCGTCCAAACTAACCCGGACCGCCACCGGCCACCGCCAGTCCCGGAGCCCTGCGGCGCGCGGGCGGCGGGTGCATGCATCGTCCTCACATGCCGCGGATGCAGGAGAAGATCCTGACGCTGCGGCCCCTCGGCAGCGCGCCCAGCCGGCGGCGCCACTCGGGCGAGGCACCCACCTCCCCGGCCAGCTCCTCCAGGGACCGGTGCCGGCGGTGCGCCACCATCTCCCtctccgccgccgtcgtcgcctTGCCGCCGGCGGACCGATCCCACTGCTTCTGCTGGTCCCACGAGCTGTCCTCCACGCGGGCCCCGAGGAACCTGCCGCGCGACGAGCCGGTGGAGTTGCACCGCGAGTAGTAGCTCCGGGTCCGCCGCTCCTTGACGGCCTTGTAGATGAACGGGATGAGCCCCTCCATGGCCTCCATTGTTGGACTGGGTGACTTTGTTTTTCGCTGGAGAACGAGAAACGAAGTGGTTGGTTTCGGTGCTGAGCGAGACAGACGCCGCCGTTGTTTTTATAGgcgggggccggggccgggcgCCGGGCGGAGACGGGTAGAAACGTCGCTTGACCCGGCCGGCGGCTGGCCGGTTTCTTGCGTGTGGTCCATC from Sorghum bicolor cultivar BTx623 chromosome 3, Sorghum_bicolor_NCBIv3, whole genome shotgun sequence encodes the following:
- the LOC8062454 gene encoding uncharacterized protein LOC8062454: MEAMEGLIPFIYKAVKERRTRSYYSRCNSTGSSRGRFLGARVEDSSWDQQKQWDRSAGGKATTAAEREMVAHRRHRSLEELAGEVGASPEWRRRLGALPRGRSVRIFSCIRGM